A single genomic interval of Antechinus flavipes isolate AdamAnt ecotype Samford, QLD, Australia chromosome 1, AdamAnt_v2, whole genome shotgun sequence harbors:
- the LOC127544580 gene encoding leucine-rich repeat-containing protein 14-like produces MHSLVFLCARQVIQDQVFACQALAFLPQELYAVLFKAAFLDRKTLVLQKLVQMWPFPLLSFHQLLRENSDCRRIPLQERPTKESVQAVILGLSARLREPPPRRKLQLQLLDMTGILDSGYEEDLTTMTMWSRTVSVIQTCIMGQLNKSLRQRRRRAKRRKAVPPIYTPTPIEVRVDLRVTHSSYGFLKDTLQTSAFSPLRLCCRDFRAEELPLNSTVDMLELLDPMHLRRVDLCFNSLELSGLCELMASIVKFNNLLSLKLQYSYVDLWQLSSEAEESFRLFITELNKLNRLRELNLGSSCLSGRLGQLLSALQDPLESLEVAFCYLLPTDLRYLAQSPHGPHLKKLDLSGNNLSGALLGPFQSVLKAVCVSLTLLNVTECELMDTHLLSTLPSLCRCVHLRYLGLYGNPLSTSGLKTLLVRSEVLSELQLVVYPFPVDCYEILPWPPPAAILLDEEKFAHVQAELRQMLLSADRTNVLWTTDVYGPNMPDYFSL; encoded by the exons ATGCATTCCCTAGTGTTCCTGTGTGCCCGTCAGGTGATCCAGGACCAGGTCTTTGCCTGCCAGGCCCTGGCATTCCTGCCCCAGGAGCTGTATGCAGTGCTATTCAAGGCCGCCTTCTTAGACAGAAAAACATTGGTGCTGCAGAAGCTGGTACAGATGTGGCCTTTCCCTCTCCTGAGCTTCCACCAGCTGCTGCGGGAGAATTCAGATTGTCGTCGGATTCCACTACAGGAAAGGCCAACAAAAGAGAGTGTTCAGGCTGTGATCCTGGGGCTCTCTGCACGACTGAGGGAGCCACCCCCTCGCAG GAAGCTGCAGTTGCAGTTGTTGGACATGACAGGAATTCTGGATTCTGGCTATGAGGAAGACCTCACAACCATGACCATGTGGTCCCGTACTGTGTCTGTGATCCAGACCTGCATCATGGGTCAGCTGAACAAATCTTTACGACAGAGACGGCGGCGGGCCAAGCGCAGGAAGGCGGTCCCGCCCATCTACACTCCGACCCCCATAGAGGTTCGGGTGGATCTCCGGGTGACCCACAGCTCCTATGGCTTTCTGAAGGACACACTACAGACGAGTGCTTTCAGCCCTCTGCGCCTCTGCTGTCGAGATTTCCGGGCTGAAGAGCTCCCTTTGAACAGCACTGTCGACATGTTGGAGTTACTGGACCCCATGCACTTGCGCCGAGTGGACCTGTGTTTCAACAGCCTCGAGTTATCTGGCCTGTGTGAACTCATGGCTTCGATCGTGAAGTTCAACAACTTGCTGAGCCTGAAGCTTCAATACAGCTATGTGGACCTCTGGCAGCTCTCCTCTGAGGCAGAAGAGAGCTTCCGTTTGTTTATCACAGAGCTTAACAAGTTGAACCGCCTCAGAGAACTCAATTTGGGTTCCTCTTGCCTTTCTGGTCGGCTGGGTCAGTTGCTCAG TGCCCTGCAGGATCCCCTGGAGAGCCTGGAAGTGGCCTTCTGCTATCTCCTCCCCACAGACTTGAGGTACCTGGCCCAAAGCCCACACGGTCCCCACCTGAAGAAGTTGGATCTCAGCGGGAACAACCTTTCAGGCGCCCTCCTGGGCCCCTTCCAGTCTGTGCTGAAGGCCGTCTGCGTCTCTCTGACGCTCCTGAATGTGACTGAATGTGAGCTTATGGATACCCACCTTCTTTCCACTCTTCCAAGCCTGTGCCGCTGTGTTCATCTCCGCTACCTTGGTCTCTATGGCAATCCTCTCTCTACCTCTGGACTTAAAACCCTTTTGGTCCGGTCAGAGGTCCTGTCTGAGCTCCAGCTGGTCGTCTATCCATTCCCCGTGGACTGCTATGAGATTTTGCCGTGGCCACCCCCTGCTGCTATCCTGCTGGATGAGGAGAAGTTTGCCCACGTTCAGGCTGAATTACGCCAGATGCTCCTGTCAGCTGACCGCACTAATGTGTTGTGGACCACGGATGTCTACGGTCCCAACATGCCTGACTACTTTAGCTTATAA
- the RECQL4 gene encoding ATP-dependent DNA helicase Q4, with protein sequence MERCREVRALLKAWEMAFLQEHKRKPNKNDVESAPEEMKELYREYRALRRGQESAGLPQPSNLGQKDAAAEQAPELGCWGAHLNRKGTKPLPPAQTAPLRAPSKCYGSTLKANLKADLQAGPHLGRIPRLPRRQQPEKCPSPKSHLSVPSAPTEAMPDPCEEDTARLEPPVSPWGFGPRPVPQPGKLKHLQHTLGQRLSSLDPDWLQRCQVETREKLGRIECSSLPSSSPASPAETQNPYPEWEKSIELPAERDLKSAPQGDAVSDSPLPETLETRPLCGSPPGKEETPSMSKVRTLQRSPTQKRKRDGSQDRPPKQQKTGTEKARLGTEPDGEQSKESEKVAALDIPEEDLLGEIVRQTPKTGTRARAPRTFSKATGNFVRLNLKKKCYVKGFGLRGNRLRKQIWKKKWQMKGEQFGGGWSREQGKDLCFRCGAAGHWASQCRATAPACHQLSEEGSSEPPEEQEEDEEPPLPTLEEEAQRASSASCQAAGSEERSRPVSPRGPVPPRGPVREPPALPPAVEPLYGLGPSGQLAETPSEVFAALTQFGHRTFRPGQEAAIMRILSGLSTLVVLPTGMGKSLCYQLPALLYARRSRCVTLVVSPLVSLMDDQVSGLPRGLRAVCMHSSMTRKQREAAMEKVGSGQAQVLLLSPEAVVGAGAGGSSCLPPASRLPPVAFACIDEAHCLSQWSHNFRPCYLRLCKVLRERLGVRCFLGLTATATRATARDVGQHLGIPEGAICGTHSASIPPNLLLSVSLDRDKDQALVTLLRGERFRTLGSIIVYCNRRDETVRVAALIRTCLQESPSLGHSEESPRPRGRLPEAVAEAYHAGLPASERRRVQRAFMQGRLRVVVATVAFGMGLDRPDVRAVLHHGLPGSIESYVQEIGRAGRDGLPAHCHLFLQPQGEDLRELRRHIYADTVDYLTLKKLVQRVFPPCTCSSLLQQLQVLNGEVLEEQEVPSSGGEGAQEESGFAASVQRACPGHERALSVQQMVEALDMREEAIETLLCYLELHPKNWLKLLAPTFATCHLKCYGGPPELQAVAKRCPPVAVTLTQQQTAKTKGRSSLEFNVVELADSMGWEAALVRRTLNHLQWEAAPGTRARRRTGVLVEFGDLSFHMQSPGDLTPFERDEICDFLHQRIQAREREALAQLRATFQAFQRVAFPNCGPCMEHADEERSDQLKSLLTRYFEEGAAALWEGEFREDNEQDHDFGQARLQDWESSVCSDIRHLLSIRQEEQFSGRAVARIFHGIGSPRYPAEVYGQDRRFWRKYLHVSFPSLLCLATREILAWKRA encoded by the exons ATGGAGCGGTGCAGGGAGGTGAGGGCCCTGCTGAAGGCCTGGGAGATGGCATTCCTTCAAGAACACAAAAGGAAACCCAACAAG AATGATGTGGAGTCAGCACCAGAGGAAATGAAAG AACTCTATCGAGAATATCGAGCCCTAAGAAGAGGCCAGGAGTCAGCAGGTCTTCCTCAGCCTAGCAACTTGGGCCAGAAGGATGCAGCTGCAGAACAG GCTCCAGAGCTGGGCTGCTGGGGGGCACATCTGAACAGGAAGGGGACCAAGCCCCTGCCGCCGGCCCAGACGGCCCCCCTCCGGGCACCTTCCAAATGCTATGGGAGCACGCTCAAGGCTAACCTGAAGGCTGACCTGCAG GCAGGACCACACTTGGGCCGGATACCTCGGCTCCCACGCAGACAGCAGCCCGAGAAGTGCCCTTCACCCAAGTCTCATTTGTCGGTGCCCTCTGCCCCAACAGAAGCCATGCCCGATCCCTGTGAGGAAGACACTGCCAGGCTTGAGCCCCCCGTATCTCCCTGGGGCTTTGGACCAAGGCCCGTTCCCCAGCCTGGGAAGCTGAAGCACTTACAGCACACTCTGGGCCAGAGGCTGAGCTCCCTGGATCCTGACTGGTTGCAGAGGTGCCAGGTTGAGACAAGGGAGAAGCTAGGAAGGATAGAATGCTCCAGCTTGCCGTCCAGCTCCCCGGCCTCACCAGCTGAGACCCAGAACCCATATCCAGAGTGGGAGAAGAGCATAGAACTCCCTGCTGAGAGAGACCTGAAGTCGGCCCCTCAGGGGGATGCTGTCAGTGATAGCCCCCTGCCCGAGACCCTGGAAACAAGGCCACTTTGTGGCAGCCCTCCTGGGAAAGAGGAAACCCCTTCTATGAGTAAGGTCAGGACGCTGCAGAGAAGTCCCactcagaagagaaaaagggatggCAGCCAAGACAGACCTCCAAAGCAGCAGAAAACTGGCACCGAGAAGGCAAGGCTTGGGACTGAGCCTGATGGGGAGCAAAGCAAAGAGTCTGAGAAAGTGGCAGCTCTGGACATACCCGAGGAAGACCTCCTGGGAGAAATTGTGAGGCAGACACCCAAGACTGGCACCAGGGCCAGAGCCCCCAG GACGTTCTCGAAGGCTACTGGTAATTTTGTACGTCTCAACTTAAAGAAGAAATGCTACGTTAAGGGCTTTGGTTTGAGGGGTAACCGTCTCCGAAAGCAG ATATGGAAGAAGAAGTGGCAGATGAAGGGCGAGCAGTTTGGGGGTGGCTGGTCCAGAGAGCAGGGGAAAGACCTCTGCTTCAGGTGTGGGGCTGCTGGGCACTGGGCTTCCCAGTGCCGCGCAACAG CTCCCGCCTGTCACCAGCTGTCTGAGGAGGGAAGCAGTGAGCCCCctgaagagcaggaggaggatgaggagccGCCCCTTCCCACCCTAGAGGAGGAAGCCCAGAGAGCCAGCAGTGCCTCCTGCCAGGCTGCTG GGAGTGAGGAGCGCAGCAGGCCGGTGTCTCCCAGGGGGCCGGTGCCTCCCAGGGGGCCGGTGCGAGAACCTCCCGCCCTCCCCCCTGCTGTGGAGCCGCTGTACGGCCTGGGGCCCTCCGGCCAGCTGGCAG AGACCCCGTCGGAGGTGTTTGCCGCACTGACCCAGTTTGGTCACCGTACTTTCCGCCCTGGGCAAGAGGCTGCCATTATGCGGATTCTCTCTG GTCTTTCTACCCTGGTGGTCCTGCCCACGGGCATGGGGAAGTCGCTCTGCTATCAGCTCCCGGCCCTCCTCTATGCCCGGCGCAGCCGCTGCGTCACGCTGGTGGTGTCTCCCCTTGTGTCACTCATGGATGACCAG GTGTCGGGGCTGCCCCGGGGGCTGAGAGCTGTCTGCATGCACTCCAGCATGACCAGGAAGCAGAGGGAGGCCGCCATGGAGAAG GTGGGCTCCGGCCAGGCGCAGGTGCTGCTGCTGTCTCCGGAAGCGGTGGTTGGGGCTGGAGCCGGGGGCTCCAGCTGCCTCCCCCCGGCCTCCCGGCTGCCCCCCGTGGCGTTTGCCTGCATCGATGAGGCGCACTGTCTCTCCCAGTGGTCCCACAACTTCCGGCCCTGCTACCTGCGGCTTTGTAAG GTGCTGCGAGAGCGCCTGGGCGTGCGCTGCTTCCTGGGGCTCACAGCCACTGCCACCCGCGCCACGGCCAGGGACGTGGGCCAGCACCTGGGCATCCCAGAGGGAGCCATCTGCGGGACACACTCGGCCTCCATCCCCCCCAATCTGCTCCTCTCGGTCTCCCTGGACAGAGACAAGGACCAG GCCCTGGTGACCCTGCTCCGGGGAGAACGGTTCAGAACTCTAGGTTCCATCATCGTGTACTGCAACCGCAGGGACGAGACTGTGCGTGTGGCTGCGCTGATTCGCACTTGTCTTCAGGAGTCTCCGAGCCTAGGACATTCTGAGGAGTCCCCAAGACCCAGAG GACGGCTGCCAGAGGCCGTGGCAGAGGCGTACCACGCAGGCCTGCCAGCCTCGGAGCGCCGGCGAGTCCAGCGGGCCTTCATGCAGGGCCGGCTGAGGGTGGTGGTGGCCACGGTGGCGTTCGGGATGGGGCTGGACAGGCCCGACGTTCGGGCTGTGCTGCACCATGGGCTCCCTGGAAGCATCGAGAGCTACGTGCAGGAGATTGGCCGTGCTGGGCGGGACGGGCTACCTGCCCACTGCCATCTCTTCCTGCAGCCCCAG GGAGAAGACCTTCGAGAACTGCGCAGACACATCTACGCTGACACTGTGGACTACCTGACTCTCAAGAAACTGGTGCAGAGAGTGTTTCCCCCATGCACCTGCTCAAGCCTCCTCCAACAGCTGCAAGTGCTG AATGGGGAAGTCCTGGAGGAGCAGGAAGTGCCCAGCTCAGGAGGAGAGGGTGCCCAGGAAGAAAGTGGGTTTGCTGCCAGTGTACAGAGAGCCTGCCCAGGCCATGAGCGCGCCCTCTCTGTCCAGCAGATGGTGGAGGCTCTGGACATGCGGGAAGAGG CCATTGAGACACTGCTCTGCTATCTGGAGCTACACCCTAAAAACTGGCTGAAGCTGCTGGCCCCGACCTTTGCCACTTGCCATCTGAAATGCTACGGTGGGCCCCCAGAACTCCAGGCCGTGGCCAAGAG ATGCCCTCCTGTGGCTGTGACCCTGACTCAACAGCAGACAGCCAAGACCAAAGGCAGGAGCTCCCTAGAATTCAACGTGGTGGAACTGGCCGACTCCATGGGCTGGGAAGCGGCCCTTGTGCGGCGCACACTGAACCACCTGCAATGGGAAGCAGCTCCTGGAACGA GAGCTCGTCGTCGTACTGGGGTGCTGGTGGAGTTTGGAGACCTCTCATTCCACATGCAATCCCCAGGGGACCTAACACCCTTTGAACGGGATGAGATCTGTGATTTTCTGCATCAGCGGATCCAAGCCCGAGAAAGGGAAGCTCTAGCCCAGTTACGGGCTACTTTCCAGGCCTTCCAAAG GGTAGCGTTCCCCAACTGTGGGCCCTGCATGGAGCACGCAGATGAAGAAAGGAGTGACCAGCTGAAGAGCCTGCTTACCCGATACTTCGAGGAAGGGGCGGCAGCCCTTTGGGAGGGGGAGTTCAGGGAAGACAATGAACAGGACCATGATTTTGGTCAGGCCAGA CTCCAGGACTGGGAGAGTTCTGTCTGCTCTGACATCCGCCATCTGCTCTCCATCCGGCAGGAGGAACAGTTCTCAGGCAGAGCTGTTGCCAGGATCTTCCATGGCATTG GAAGCCCCCGTTACCCAGCAGAGGTGTATGGTCAGGACCGTCGATTCTGGAGGAAATACCTGCACGTGAGCTTTCCCAGCCTCCTCTGCCTGGCCACGAGAGAGATTCTGGCCTGGAAGCGAGCCTGA